Proteins encoded in a region of the Psychromicrobium lacuslunae genome:
- a CDS encoding M15 family metallopeptidase yields MCSEHIPTTAAEDTKPSLSRRTLIRGASAAVVAGGALLGGAVPALAATSQNGWPASEKLPLTAIKVGKADFPPGVLKGNVAVVLTYVAQQFNAHVEPLHDGWCWGFSYRKISGSTQYSNHSSGTAIDCNAPDHPLGKEGTFTKAQVAAIHKIISYCDGVVRWGGDYNGRKDEMHFEINVGPSSPKLPALVKKIKG; encoded by the coding sequence ATGTGTTCAGAACATATTCCAACAACCGCCGCTGAAGATACTAAACCTTCACTGAGTCGTCGTACCCTGATCCGCGGTGCTTCGGCTGCCGTGGTGGCCGGCGGTGCGCTGCTGGGCGGGGCAGTTCCGGCGCTTGCGGCTACCTCGCAGAATGGCTGGCCGGCAAGCGAGAAACTACCGCTGACCGCGATCAAAGTCGGTAAGGCAGATTTCCCGCCCGGGGTGTTGAAAGGCAATGTGGCCGTCGTGCTGACCTATGTAGCTCAGCAGTTCAACGCTCATGTTGAGCCATTACATGATGGCTGGTGCTGGGGCTTCAGCTACCGCAAGATCAGTGGCAGCACCCAGTACTCGAACCACTCGAGCGGCACCGCGATTGATTGCAACGCTCCCGATCATCCGCTCGGCAAGGAAGGGACCTTTACGAAGGCCCAGGTTGCCGCCATCCACAAGATCATCAGTTACTGCGATGGTGTGGTGCGCTGGGGTGGGGATTACAACGGGCGCAAGGACGAAATGCATTTTGAGATCAATGTCGGTCCGAGCAGCCCGAAGCTGCCAGCATTGGTGAAGAAAATCAAGGGCTAA
- a CDS encoding YibE/F family protein, with translation MTHGHSHLNTGSSEHARPRMAKKAKRRSAVLLGIFLVPIGLAALILMIVLWPSGKAADVQLNSPYAAAPGASIDTGKVQRTAQENCPGNNTPGTSCLVAYTQPDAGGSPVPVLISPEIAKSPGVNAGDTIRYVNLSKLGQNQNGPAYVFMDFVRGVPMVLLALIYAAVVIAVARWRGLRALLGLIAAYLVLAFFILPGLVEGKPALLLAVVGSTVIMFGVLYFSHGLSSRTSTALIGTLFGLAMTAGLAAWATGFTHLTGTSDHNAYQLQAVAGQLSLSGVITCGLIIAGLGVLNDVTITQSSAVWELYELAPESSARQLFSSAMRIGRDHIASTVYTIAFAYAGSALPVLILVSLYRLPIFDALTSAELAEEIVRTLVGSIGLVLAIPVTTAVAVLVVKASGAGRKSRLVRSAQSDELV, from the coding sequence ATGACACACGGACACTCGCATTTGAACACTGGTAGTTCGGAGCACGCGAGGCCACGGATGGCTAAGAAGGCGAAACGTCGTTCAGCCGTTCTGCTGGGTATCTTTCTGGTACCGATCGGCCTGGCTGCGCTAATCCTGATGATCGTGCTGTGGCCAAGTGGCAAGGCGGCAGATGTGCAATTGAACAGCCCTTATGCAGCAGCCCCCGGGGCCAGCATTGACACCGGCAAGGTGCAACGCACCGCTCAGGAAAACTGCCCGGGCAACAACACCCCCGGCACCAGCTGCCTAGTGGCCTATACCCAGCCGGACGCCGGCGGTAGCCCAGTCCCGGTGCTGATCAGTCCTGAGATCGCCAAATCTCCCGGCGTCAATGCCGGGGACACCATCCGCTACGTCAACCTATCGAAACTAGGCCAGAATCAAAACGGGCCAGCCTACGTTTTCATGGACTTCGTGCGCGGGGTGCCGATGGTTTTGCTCGCCCTGATCTACGCGGCGGTGGTGATAGCGGTAGCCCGTTGGCGGGGACTGCGAGCTTTGCTGGGACTGATTGCCGCCTATCTGGTCTTGGCCTTTTTCATCCTCCCCGGCTTGGTTGAGGGCAAGCCCGCCCTGCTGCTCGCGGTGGTCGGCTCCACCGTGATCATGTTCGGCGTGCTGTACTTCTCCCACGGTCTGTCATCACGGACCTCGACAGCACTAATCGGTACCCTTTTCGGCCTCGCCATGACGGCAGGCCTCGCCGCCTGGGCCACCGGTTTCACTCATTTGACCGGCACTAGCGACCACAATGCATATCAACTGCAGGCCGTGGCGGGGCAGCTCTCGCTCTCCGGGGTGATCACCTGTGGCTTGATCATCGCAGGCCTCGGGGTGCTCAATGACGTCACCATCACCCAATCCTCGGCGGTCTGGGAACTTTACGAACTGGCCCCCGAATCCAGTGCGCGCCAGCTATTCTCTTCAGCGATGCGAATCGGCCGCGACCACATTGCCTCCACCGTCTACACGATCGCCTTTGCCTATGCCGGTAGCGCGCTACCGGTGCTGATCCTGGTCTCGCTGTATCGACTACCGATTTTCGACGCGCTTACCAGCGCTGAATTGGCGGAAGAAATTGTGCGCACCTTGGTGGGCTCCATCGGGCTGGTGCTGGCCATTCCGGTCACCACCGCGGTCGCGGTATTAGTGGTGAAAGCGAGCGGAGCAGGCCGGAAGAGCCGCCTAGTTCGCTCAGCCCAGAGCGATGAGTTGGTTTAG
- a CDS encoding cutinase family protein gives MIRKKWLQRLAALPVIGVAAAGIAVATPVAAQAACAGTGIFAVGGYGDPTGANAYGNFANGARQQGYHVELINYSANVPPIIVQPALDQSVAEGETKLKNAVNGFHAACPGSHILISGYSEGALVAGNVIADYADHPSIPYNQIDGVLYGDPRRWPADGVGGIMGNFPNVIPGMHMTGYRGFGNKIAVHEICKQNDGICHSENMITNAIGFANGVQGYLTIDHRYDINPLRDRGNGDTVIKQAPQIPYGPALPLPIGTPYEIQKANPWLIPGYMNIVIPSLTNALGTTQSSQLSQDPWFGPYLAKY, from the coding sequence ATGATTCGCAAGAAATGGCTCCAACGGCTCGCTGCACTTCCGGTGATCGGCGTTGCCGCCGCTGGCATCGCGGTAGCAACCCCCGTCGCCGCCCAGGCGGCTTGCGCCGGAACCGGCATTTTCGCAGTGGGTGGCTACGGTGATCCCACCGGCGCGAACGCTTATGGCAACTTCGCCAATGGCGCCCGCCAGCAGGGTTACCACGTTGAACTGATCAACTATTCCGCAAATGTTCCGCCGATTATTGTGCAGCCTGCGCTTGATCAGTCTGTGGCCGAAGGCGAAACCAAACTCAAGAATGCTGTCAATGGTTTCCACGCAGCGTGCCCCGGCTCTCATATCCTGATCTCCGGCTATTCAGAAGGCGCTTTGGTGGCCGGCAATGTGATCGCCGACTATGCCGATCACCCCTCAATCCCCTACAACCAGATTGACGGCGTGCTTTACGGGGATCCGCGGCGCTGGCCCGCTGACGGCGTCGGCGGCATTATGGGCAACTTCCCCAACGTGATTCCGGGCATGCACATGACCGGCTACCGCGGTTTCGGCAATAAAATCGCTGTGCATGAGATCTGCAAGCAAAACGACGGCATCTGCCACTCCGAGAACATGATTACCAACGCGATCGGTTTCGCCAATGGCGTCCAAGGATACCTAACGATAGACCATCGTTACGACATCAATCCGCTGCGAGATCGCGGCAACGGCGACACGGTGATCAAGCAGGCGCCACAAATTCCTTATGGCCCGGCCCTACCGTTGCCGATCGGCACCCCGTACGAGATCCAGAAGGCCAACCCTTGGTTGATTCCGGGGTATATGAATATCGTCATCCCGAGTCTGACCAACGCCCTGGGCACAACCCAGAGCAGCCAGCTGAGCCAGGATCCATGGTTTGGACCTTATCTGGCAAAATACTGA
- a CDS encoding ABC transporter ATP-binding protein: MSQLLGNTKETPTQSLYAVDAEGLQKSYGKVKAVDGIDLRIKPGEIVAFLGPNGAGKTSTIDMLLGLSKPEAGSITVYGKSPRQAIAHGQVSAVMQTGGLLKDLTVRETVELTASLFAESRPVDECLERAGIKDIGDRMVFKCSGGQQQRLRFAMALVSDPGLLILDEPTTGMDVEGRRDFWNAIHTDARRGRTVIFATHYLDEADAYADRIILVRKGKIVADGTSAEIKALAAGRTVRASVSNLDQTVLAALPGVDGVELRAGIVTAHAKDSDAVARYLLNNTDAKDLEITSHNLEDAFLALTADESDADSVKTN, from the coding sequence ATGAGTCAACTACTAGGAAATACCAAAGAAACCCCGACTCAAAGTCTCTACGCGGTTGACGCCGAAGGGCTGCAGAAGTCTTATGGCAAGGTCAAGGCGGTGGACGGCATTGACCTGCGGATCAAGCCTGGCGAAATCGTCGCCTTCCTGGGGCCGAATGGCGCTGGTAAGACCAGTACCATCGACATGCTGCTTGGTCTCTCCAAGCCGGAAGCGGGCAGCATTACGGTGTATGGCAAGAGCCCGCGTCAGGCCATCGCACACGGTCAGGTCTCTGCTGTGATGCAGACCGGTGGGTTATTGAAGGACCTCACGGTGCGCGAAACGGTGGAACTCACCGCCTCGCTTTTCGCCGAGTCCCGTCCGGTGGATGAATGTTTGGAGCGCGCGGGTATTAAGGACATCGGCGACCGGATGGTCTTCAAATGCTCCGGTGGTCAGCAACAGCGCTTGCGCTTTGCGATGGCCCTGGTCTCCGATCCCGGCCTGCTGATTCTCGATGAACCGACCACCGGAATGGATGTGGAGGGACGCCGCGACTTCTGGAACGCGATCCACACCGATGCACGACGTGGCCGTACCGTCATCTTCGCCACGCACTACCTCGACGAGGCAGACGCTTATGCGGATCGGATCATTCTGGTGCGGAAAGGGAAGATCGTTGCCGACGGCACCAGTGCTGAAATCAAGGCGCTGGCTGCGGGCCGCACGGTGCGAGCCAGCGTTAGCAACCTGGATCAGACCGTGCTGGCCGCGCTGCCCGGGGTTGACGGAGTTGAGCTGCGTGCCGGTATTGTCACTGCTCACGCTAAGGACTCCGACGCTGTCGCACGTTATCTGTTGAATAACACCGATGCCAAAGACCTCGAGATCACTTCACACAATCTAGAAGACGCCTTCTTGGCGCTCACCGCCGACGAGTCTGATGCCGACTCAGTCAAGACCAACTAA
- a CDS encoding lysophospholipid acyltransferase family protein: protein MAWRPAPNNTFYRFIVGTGLFLRWLLQLDVRINGSEHLPTPDPIVGKARKPVPGKGAVIAITHFGYLDFAVASLVMWKHGKVQMRYLIHKGAAEHWLAGPAISAAGHVVVDRTAGADAYQQAVQKLREGEYIAILPEAGVSRSFTVRECKTGAARMAAEAGVPIVPISIWGAHRLMTRGHRFNFLRSWKAPIQVQIGEQLRFSSTDDAVTSTETLRSALQQGIDQASASFPLQAEAGAWWVPAAQGGGAMTLEEQRSADQQDRIRRGQN, encoded by the coding sequence ATGGCCTGGCGCCCGGCACCGAATAACACCTTCTATCGCTTCATTGTCGGCACCGGGCTCTTTCTCCGCTGGCTCCTGCAACTCGATGTACGTATCAACGGTAGCGAGCACCTGCCCACCCCAGACCCCATTGTGGGCAAAGCCAGGAAGCCAGTTCCCGGCAAGGGCGCGGTCATTGCCATCACGCATTTTGGCTACCTGGACTTCGCAGTCGCCTCCCTGGTGATGTGGAAACACGGCAAGGTGCAAATGCGCTATCTCATCCACAAGGGGGCCGCCGAGCACTGGCTTGCCGGACCGGCGATTTCCGCAGCCGGGCACGTAGTGGTCGACCGAACAGCGGGTGCCGACGCCTACCAGCAGGCGGTGCAAAAACTTCGCGAAGGTGAATACATCGCGATCTTGCCAGAGGCCGGAGTCAGCAGGTCATTTACCGTACGAGAGTGCAAAACCGGTGCGGCTCGGATGGCCGCTGAGGCAGGCGTCCCGATAGTTCCGATCTCCATCTGGGGAGCTCATAGATTGATGACTCGGGGACATCGTTTCAATTTCTTACGGAGCTGGAAAGCTCCAATCCAGGTGCAGATTGGCGAGCAGCTACGCTTTTCCAGCACCGATGACGCCGTCACCAGCACCGAAACTTTGCGCAGCGCCTTACAACAGGGCATCGATCAGGCCAGTGCCAGCTTCCCGCTGCAAGCCGAAGCGGGTGCCTGGTGGGTTCCAGCTGCGCAGGGCGGCGGCGCAATGACCCTTGAAGAACAGCGTAGCGCCGATCAACAGGATCGAATCCGGCGCGGCCAGAACTAG
- a CDS encoding GNAT family N-acetyltransferase: MQTERLLLSPLGLADLNETHRVYADPETWLHLPSGRHTELAQTEQMVRRAEQDWSEQGAGAWAVRLRHGVNDLAEGAFIGTGGINVTVGGAWNLGYRLTPASWGKGLATELALAAMAFAAELSAQTPVTGRVLENNPASFVVLEKAGLKLRWQYAETASDHGSQRSDDPHSTIALPRRIYADREIDADLLNQLIALG, translated from the coding sequence ATGCAAACTGAGCGTCTCCTTTTATCACCCCTCGGCCTTGCCGATCTCAACGAAACTCACCGGGTTTACGCCGATCCGGAGACCTGGCTTCACTTGCCTTCGGGACGGCACACCGAGTTAGCCCAAACTGAGCAGATGGTGCGGCGCGCCGAACAGGATTGGAGCGAGCAGGGTGCCGGCGCATGGGCGGTACGACTACGACACGGCGTGAACGATCTGGCCGAGGGCGCGTTCATCGGAACTGGCGGCATTAACGTCACAGTTGGCGGGGCATGGAATCTCGGTTACCGATTGACTCCGGCTAGCTGGGGAAAAGGACTTGCGACCGAGCTTGCGCTGGCGGCGATGGCCTTCGCCGCTGAGCTTTCGGCACAGACTCCGGTAACCGGCAGGGTGTTGGAGAACAACCCGGCATCATTCGTGGTGTTGGAGAAAGCGGGGCTGAAACTACGCTGGCAATACGCTGAGACAGCCTCGGACCACGGCAGCCAGCGAAGCGACGATCCGCATTCCACCATTGCCTTGCCGCGGCGAATTTACGCAGACCGCGAGATCGACGCTGATCTGCTAAACCAACTCATCGCTCTGGGCTGA
- a CDS encoding DUF1295 domain-containing protein has protein sequence MFNVSLDFSGSAFTLNLLWSALGVIAVLAVTFLVALLQKRHSVIDTAWGVGFVVVAALSFIASSSTTADNGRRLLLLFAVALWGLRLAGFIGWRARDGKEDPRYQEMLSKAPGNPNVYALRRVYLPQGIVLFFVSLTVQIGMFATGTLGVIAWIGAAIWLLGLVFETIGDWQLARFKADPARRGTVLNTGLWRYTRHPNYFGDAAVWLGIFLIVADSWPGILSVLSPALMIWALAGKTGKPLTEARMSQRPGYREYVEQTSGFFPLPPRKPKES, from the coding sequence ATGTTCAATGTATCGCTCGATTTCTCTGGCAGCGCTTTCACACTCAACCTGCTCTGGTCAGCGCTTGGAGTGATCGCTGTGCTCGCTGTTACCTTCCTGGTCGCACTGCTCCAGAAGCGGCACAGTGTCATCGATACCGCGTGGGGAGTGGGCTTTGTGGTGGTCGCTGCGCTGAGCTTCATTGCATCTTCCAGCACTACAGCCGACAACGGGCGCAGGCTTTTGCTGTTGTTCGCCGTCGCGCTCTGGGGGCTGAGGTTAGCCGGCTTTATTGGTTGGCGAGCTCGTGATGGCAAAGAGGATCCGCGGTACCAGGAGATGCTCAGTAAGGCACCCGGAAATCCAAATGTCTACGCACTTCGACGGGTCTATCTTCCGCAGGGCATCGTGCTGTTCTTCGTTTCACTCACCGTCCAGATCGGTATGTTCGCTACCGGGACGCTCGGCGTTATCGCCTGGATCGGCGCAGCCATCTGGCTGCTCGGCCTAGTCTTCGAAACAATTGGCGATTGGCAGCTCGCCCGTTTTAAAGCGGATCCGGCACGCCGTGGCACGGTGCTAAACACCGGACTCTGGCGGTACACCCGGCACCCTAACTATTTCGGGGACGCCGCAGTCTGGTTGGGCATCTTCTTGATTGTCGCGGACTCCTGGCCGGGCATTCTGAGCGTGCTCTCCCCTGCCCTAATGATTTGGGCATTGGCTGGCAAAACCGGAAAGCCGCTGACCGAGGCCCGGATGAGTCAACGCCCGGGGTACCGTGAATACGTTGAACAAACTAGTGGCTTCTTTCCGCTTCCACCGCGCAAACCCAAGGAGTCCTAA
- a CDS encoding alpha/beta hydrolase yields the protein MFKRKINEADELPKGSLAHAPVLTIRPASVAARAVVLVLHGGRANSYEPVRARHLSPSRMIPFARLLHRWGAPYGLAVWSLRNRVRGWNGEERSPVQDARWALEKIHREHPGLPIYLIGHSMGGSVALAVADDPSVQAVVSLAPWTDPNSDTESVRGRKVLILHGDQDRWTSAPYSQLYAERAAPAARELFYVKLRGAGHFMFSKVPIWHKLSASFILRDFARRFELSLASKITEAADRLYQSPSRLPIER from the coding sequence GTGTTCAAGCGCAAGATCAACGAAGCTGACGAATTGCCCAAGGGCTCCCTGGCGCATGCCCCAGTATTAACCATACGACCCGCTTCGGTAGCCGCCCGAGCCGTTGTTCTGGTCCTGCACGGCGGTCGAGCTAATTCTTACGAGCCAGTGCGGGCCAGGCACCTGAGCCCGTCTCGGATGATCCCTTTCGCCCGGTTGCTGCATCGCTGGGGAGCGCCTTATGGACTCGCCGTTTGGTCACTGCGAAATCGAGTACGGGGCTGGAACGGCGAGGAACGCTCCCCTGTTCAGGACGCGCGCTGGGCGCTAGAGAAAATTCACCGGGAGCACCCTGGCCTACCCATATACCTGATAGGGCATTCGATGGGGGGCTCGGTAGCTCTCGCGGTGGCCGATGATCCTTCGGTTCAGGCTGTGGTTTCGCTGGCTCCGTGGACTGATCCGAACAGTGATACCGAATCGGTACGGGGCCGAAAAGTACTGATCCTACATGGCGATCAGGATCGTTGGACCAGCGCTCCGTACTCCCAGCTCTACGCTGAGCGGGCGGCCCCCGCCGCCCGTGAATTGTTCTATGTAAAACTGCGCGGCGCCGGTCATTTCATGTTCAGTAAGGTGCCGATCTGGCACAAACTGAGCGCCTCGTTCATTCTGCGTGATTTTGCCAGGCGTTTTGAACTTTCTTTAGCTTCCAAAATCACCGAAGCCGCTGATCGGCTCTACCAATCGCCCTCCCGACTCCCGATAGAGAGGTAG